One part of the Streptomyces ferrugineus genome encodes these proteins:
- a CDS encoding TerD family protein, with the protein MAREFQRGHKARISDLTAGTDLYVGVQISAPGLTFDISCFGLDADERLSDDRYFVFFNQPKSPEESIQLLGAQAGDTESFRVTLDKIPPQIQKLSFTATIDGAGQMSQISPGYIRIVAGGEEVARYAFNGSEFSTERAVMLGDFYLKDVWRFAAVGQGFDGGLDALLKNFGGEVAEEEAPAAAPQQPQTGAAPGFAPPAQAAAPPAAPPAFGAPAPAAPAPAPAPAPAPAPAPAPQPAAQGFAPPQGATPPPPAPAPAPSVHAQPTIVAPVTPPGGTPPPPAPAPAPYGQPGQPGQPGQPQPYGQAPAPAAPAAPTAPPPPGYAQPQAPQAPAPPPGYGQPTPPPGYGQQPPYGQVPGQQAPYGAPQGAPQGAPQGAPQGTPQGPGVAAALQQFKETPTGQRWTQQNKKLVRVDLGIGGQPVLARQGSMVLYQGKVDFSYKGAGFAGRIAGNATGQEMQLMRCTGQGQVFLAENSTMLHPIELQGDGICVSAENVLAFDESLQYEIRRIEGHGIPGGALFTMQFTGTGTIVVKTHGTPVVLPVTPTTFADCNAVVAWSSAAQVVVSSQVRMRRNAYPGDTGESVNLQFRAAPGNFVVVQPYEI; encoded by the coding sequence ATGGCCAGGGAATTCCAACGCGGCCACAAGGCCAGGATCAGTGACCTCACCGCGGGCACGGATCTGTACGTAGGAGTACAGATCTCCGCCCCAGGGCTGACCTTCGACATCAGCTGCTTCGGTCTCGACGCCGACGAACGGCTCTCGGACGACCGCTATTTCGTCTTCTTCAACCAGCCGAAGTCCCCTGAGGAGTCCATCCAGCTCCTCGGCGCCCAGGCCGGTGACACGGAGTCCTTCCGGGTCACGCTCGACAAGATCCCCCCGCAGATCCAGAAGCTGTCCTTCACGGCGACGATCGACGGCGCCGGGCAGATGTCGCAGATCAGCCCCGGATACATCCGCATCGTCGCCGGCGGCGAGGAGGTGGCCCGGTACGCCTTCAACGGCTCGGAGTTCTCCACCGAACGCGCCGTGATGCTGGGCGACTTCTATCTGAAGGACGTCTGGCGGTTCGCCGCCGTCGGCCAGGGCTTCGACGGCGGCCTCGATGCGCTGCTGAAGAACTTCGGCGGCGAAGTCGCCGAGGAAGAGGCCCCCGCCGCCGCCCCGCAGCAGCCACAGACCGGGGCCGCTCCGGGCTTCGCCCCGCCCGCCCAGGCCGCCGCCCCGCCCGCCGCGCCGCCCGCGTTCGGCGCCCCGGCACCCGCGGCACCGGCGCCCGCACCCGCCCCTGCTCCGGCCCCCGCGCCCGCACCGGCCCCGCAGCCCGCCGCGCAGGGCTTCGCGCCCCCGCAGGGCGCCACCCCGCCGCCTCCCGCCCCGGCGCCCGCGCCGTCGGTGCACGCCCAGCCGACCATCGTCGCGCCCGTGACGCCGCCCGGCGGCACCCCGCCGCCCCCGGCCCCGGCACCCGCGCCCTATGGTCAGCCGGGTCAGCCGGGTCAGCCGGGTCAGCCGCAGCCGTACGGCCAGGCTCCCGCCCCGGCTGCTCCGGCTGCTCCGACCGCCCCGCCGCCCCCCGGCTACGCCCAGCCCCAGGCCCCGCAGGCCCCGGCCCCGCCGCCGGGCTACGGCCAGCCGACGCCGCCCCCGGGCTACGGCCAGCAGCCCCCCTACGGTCAGGTCCCGGGCCAGCAGGCCCCCTACGGAGCCCCGCAGGGTGCTCCGCAAGGCGCTCCGCAAGGCGCTCCCCAGGGCACGCCACAGGGCCCCGGGGTCGCCGCCGCGCTCCAGCAGTTCAAGGAGACGCCCACCGGCCAGCGCTGGACACAGCAGAACAAGAAGCTGGTCCGCGTCGACCTCGGCATCGGCGGGCAGCCCGTGCTGGCCCGGCAGGGCAGCATGGTGCTCTACCAGGGCAAGGTCGACTTCAGCTACAAGGGCGCCGGGTTCGCCGGCCGGATCGCGGGCAACGCGACCGGACAGGAGATGCAGCTGATGCGCTGCACCGGTCAGGGCCAGGTGTTCCTCGCCGAGAACTCCACGATGCTGCACCCCATCGAGCTCCAGGGCGACGGCATCTGCGTCTCCGCCGAGAACGTCCTCGCCTTCGACGAGAGCCTCCAGTACGAGATCCGCCGCATCGAGGGCCACGGCATCCCCGGCGGCGCGCTGTTCACGATGCAGTTCACCGGCACCGGCACGATCGTCGTCAAGACGCACGGCACGCCCGTGGTGCTGCCGGTCACGCCCACGACGTTCGCCGACTGCAACGCCGTCGTCGCCTGGTCGTCCGCCGCCCAGGTGGTCGTCTCCAGCCAGGTGCGCATGCGCCGCAACGCCTACCCGGGCGACACCGGCGAGAGCGTCAACCTCCAGTTCCGGGCCGCGCCCGGGAACTTCGTCGTCGTCCAGCCGTACGAGATCTGA
- a CDS encoding ABC1 kinase family protein, with protein sequence MSDLPRKAVTRTAKLAALPLGFAGRATWGLGKRIVGESAELVGRELQQRTAEQMFKVLGELKGGAMKFGQALSVFESALPEEIAGPYRAALTKLQEAAPPMPTRTVHSVLAQRLGDDWHDLFLEFEDKPAAAASIGQVHRGVWHDGREVAVKVQYPGAGEALLSDLNQLSRFARLLGPLVPGMDIKPLIAELKDRVSEELDYDLEAQAQQAHAEEFADDPDVVVPAVVHQCEQVLVTEWIDGVPLSEVISDGTQEQRDRAGQLLARFLFSGPARTGLLHADPHPGNFRLLPGDPEGEGNWRLGVLDFGTVDRLPGGLPTPIGDSLRMTLDGEADAVYELLCTEGFVKESIDLDPDAVLDYLLPIIEPAQVDEFTFTRGWMRSQAARVADPRSPAYQLGKQLNLPPAYLLIHRVTLSTIGVLCQLGATVRLREELEEWLPGFALEEPMDDEESAAEA encoded by the coding sequence ATGTCTGATCTTCCCCGTAAGGCGGTCACCCGTACCGCCAAGCTCGCCGCGCTGCCGCTCGGCTTCGCCGGGCGGGCCACCTGGGGACTCGGCAAGCGGATCGTCGGCGAGTCCGCGGAACTCGTCGGCCGTGAGCTGCAGCAGCGCACCGCGGAGCAGATGTTCAAGGTGCTCGGCGAGCTCAAGGGCGGGGCGATGAAGTTCGGGCAGGCCCTGTCCGTCTTCGAGTCGGCCCTGCCCGAGGAGATCGCCGGCCCCTACCGCGCGGCGCTCACAAAGCTCCAGGAGGCGGCGCCCCCGATGCCGACCCGCACCGTGCACTCGGTGCTGGCGCAGCGGCTCGGCGACGACTGGCACGACCTGTTCCTGGAATTCGAGGACAAACCGGCCGCGGCGGCCTCGATCGGCCAGGTGCATCGCGGCGTGTGGCACGACGGCCGCGAGGTGGCGGTCAAGGTCCAGTACCCGGGAGCCGGCGAGGCCCTGCTGTCCGACCTGAACCAACTGAGTCGCTTTGCCCGTCTTCTGGGTCCGCTGGTTCCCGGCATGGACATCAAGCCGCTGATCGCCGAGCTCAAGGACCGGGTCTCCGAGGAACTGGACTACGACCTGGAGGCGCAGGCCCAGCAGGCCCATGCGGAGGAGTTCGCCGACGATCCGGACGTCGTCGTGCCGGCGGTGGTCCATCAGTGCGAGCAGGTCCTGGTCACGGAATGGATCGACGGCGTCCCGCTCTCCGAGGTGATCTCCGACGGCACCCAGGAGCAGCGCGACCGCGCCGGTCAGCTCCTGGCCCGCTTCCTCTTCTCCGGTCCGGCCCGCACCGGCCTGCTGCACGCCGACCCGCACCCGGGCAACTTCCGCCTTCTGCCGGGTGACCCTGAGGGCGAGGGCAACTGGCGCCTGGGCGTCCTGGACTTCGGCACGGTCGACCGCCTGCCGGGCGGACTGCCGACCCCGATCGGCGACTCCCTGCGGATGACCCTGGACGGCGAGGCGGACGCCGTCTATGAACTCCTCTGCACCGAGGGCTTCGTCAAGGAATCAATAGACCTGGACCCCGACGCGGTCCTCGACTACCTGCTGCCGATCATCGAACCGGCCCAGGTCGACGAGTTCACCTTCACCCGCGGCTGGATGCGCAGCCAGGCCGCGCGCGTGGCCGACCCCCGCTCCCCCGCCTACCAACTGGGCAAACAGCTCAACCTGCCCCCGGCGTATCTCCTCATCCACCGGGTGACGCTGAGCACGATCGGGGTGCTGTGCCAACTGGGCGCGACGGTACGCCTGCGCGAGGAACTGGAGGAGTGGCTCCCGGGGTTCGCGCTGGAGGAGCCGATGGACGACGAGGAGTCGGCAGCGGAGGCGTAG
- a CDS encoding M48 metallopeptidase family protein: MSADPLHRAGTPQRSTTSPPPSGSGASAIEVRRSARRRRTVSAYREGDRTVVLIPARMSEAEEQRWVNVMLDKLAAQESKRVLGDDELAERAERLSDQYLDGRARPNSVRWVTNQNTRWGSCTPAEGSIRLSHRLQGMPEYVVDYVLLHELAHLLVPGHGPRFWRLLEAYPRTERAKGYLEGVVAAERLPHLPGARGE, from the coding sequence GTGTCCGCCGACCCACTGCACCGCGCCGGAACGCCACAGCGCAGTACGACGAGCCCGCCGCCGAGCGGCTCGGGGGCGAGCGCGATCGAGGTCCGCAGAAGCGCCCGGCGCCGCCGGACGGTCTCGGCGTACCGCGAGGGCGATCGCACTGTCGTGCTCATCCCTGCCCGGATGTCCGAGGCCGAGGAGCAGCGTTGGGTGAACGTCATGCTGGACAAGCTGGCCGCCCAGGAGAGCAAGCGGGTCCTCGGTGACGACGAGCTGGCCGAGCGGGCCGAGCGGCTGTCGGACCAGTACCTGGACGGCCGCGCCCGGCCCAACTCGGTGCGCTGGGTGACCAACCAGAACACGCGTTGGGGGTCGTGCACCCCGGCCGAGGGCAGTATTCGCCTTTCGCATCGGCTGCAGGGTATGCCTGAGTATGTCGTCGACTATGTGCTTCTGCACGAGTTGGCGCATCTTCTGGTGCCCGGACACGGGCCCCGTTTCTGGCGGCTGTTGGAGGCGTATCCCCGCACCGAGCGGGCGAAGGGCTATCTCGAAGGGGTGGTGGCCGCCGAGCGCCTGCCCCATCTTCCCGGGGCGCGCGGAGAGTGA
- a CDS encoding ATP-dependent DNA helicase UvrD2: protein MPACGQPAQPSPPTWQHGRVTAATHSTLFPQVPDSADAVLEGLDPEQREVATALHGPVCVLAGAGTGKTRAITHRIAYGVRAGILQPSSVLAVTFTNRAAGEMRGRLRQLGAAGVQARTFHSAALRQLQYFWPKAIGGSLPRIVDRKIQLVADAAAACRIRLDRGELRDVTAEIEWSKVTQTVPTDYTLAAAKVGREAPRDPAEVAQIYNVYEDLKRDRSVIDFEDVLLLTVGILQDRHDIADQVRSQYQHFVVDEYQDVSPLQQRLLELWLGNRNNLCVVGDASQTIYSFTGATPDHLLDFRTRHPGATVVKLVRDYRSTPQVVHLANGLLAQARGRAADHRLELISQREAGPEPLYTEHTDEPAEAEGAARRIRELMDSGVPASEIAILFRTNSQSETYEQALADAGIPYQLRGAERFFDRPEVRKAGIALRGAARFGGNDSLLDDAVDLPSQVRAVLSGEGWTTEPPAGSGAVRERWESLAALVNLAQDFAAAKPGATLADLVAELDERANAQHAPTVQGVTLASLHSAKGLEWDVVFLVGVAEGMMPITYAKTDEQIEEERRLLYVGVTRARRHLHVSWALSRAPGGRPNRRPSRFLDGLRPGSTATAGRTATGGPGGVERGATSRPDAAPRRTQRTPARCRVCGRTLTDAGEMKLMRCEDCPSDMDEGLYERLREWRGVQAKLSGQPDFCVFTDRTLMAIAEAEPTSPVELSRIPGVRKRKLDRYGADVLAICAGQELGESVGGE from the coding sequence ATGCCTGCCTGTGGACAACCGGCACAACCGTCCCCGCCGACCTGGCAGCATGGCCGTGTGACAGCAGCAACGCACTCCACCCTCTTCCCGCAGGTACCGGACTCAGCCGACGCGGTGCTCGAAGGGCTCGACCCCGAGCAGCGCGAAGTGGCGACCGCCCTGCACGGTCCGGTGTGCGTGCTCGCAGGCGCCGGCACAGGCAAGACCCGGGCAATCACCCACCGCATCGCCTACGGAGTGCGAGCCGGCATCCTCCAACCCTCCAGCGTGCTCGCCGTCACCTTCACCAACCGCGCCGCCGGAGAAATGCGCGGCCGACTGCGCCAGCTCGGCGCCGCCGGAGTCCAGGCCCGGACATTCCACTCGGCCGCCCTGCGCCAGCTCCAGTACTTCTGGCCGAAAGCGATCGGCGGCTCCCTGCCCCGCATCGTCGACCGCAAGATCCAGCTCGTCGCCGACGCGGCCGCCGCCTGCCGCATCCGCCTCGACCGAGGCGAGCTCCGGGACGTCACCGCCGAGATCGAATGGTCCAAGGTCACCCAGACCGTCCCCACCGACTACACCCTCGCCGCCGCCAAAGTGGGCCGCGAAGCGCCACGCGACCCGGCCGAGGTCGCCCAGATCTACAACGTCTACGAGGACCTCAAGCGAGACCGCTCCGTCATCGACTTCGAAGACGTCCTGCTGCTCACCGTCGGCATCCTCCAGGACCGCCACGACATCGCCGACCAGGTCCGCTCCCAGTACCAGCACTTCGTGGTCGACGAATACCAGGACGTCAGCCCACTCCAACAACGCCTGCTGGAACTCTGGCTCGGCAACCGGAACAACCTGTGCGTCGTCGGCGACGCCAGCCAGACGATCTACTCCTTCACAGGAGCAACTCCCGACCACCTGCTCGACTTTCGCACCCGCCACCCCGGCGCCACCGTCGTCAAGCTGGTCCGCGACTACCGCTCCACCCCCCAGGTCGTCCACCTCGCCAACGGCCTGCTCGCCCAGGCCCGCGGCCGCGCCGCCGACCACCGACTGGAACTGATCTCCCAGCGCGAAGCCGGCCCCGAACCCCTCTACACCGAGCACACCGACGAACCCGCCGAAGCCGAAGGCGCCGCCCGCCGCATCCGTGAACTCATGGACTCCGGCGTCCCGGCCAGCGAGATCGCCATCCTGTTCCGCACAAACTCCCAGTCCGAAACCTACGAGCAGGCCCTCGCCGACGCCGGCATCCCCTACCAGCTACGCGGCGCCGAGCGGTTCTTCGACCGCCCAGAAGTCCGCAAAGCAGGCATCGCCCTGCGCGGCGCGGCCCGCTTCGGCGGCAACGACTCCCTCCTCGACGACGCCGTCGACCTGCCCTCCCAAGTCCGCGCCGTGCTGTCGGGGGAGGGCTGGACGACCGAGCCCCCGGCCGGCTCCGGCGCCGTCAGAGAGCGCTGGGAATCCCTGGCGGCCCTGGTCAACCTCGCCCAGGACTTCGCCGCCGCCAAACCCGGCGCCACCCTCGCCGACCTCGTCGCCGAACTCGACGAACGGGCGAACGCCCAGCACGCCCCGACCGTCCAAGGCGTCACCCTCGCCTCCCTGCACTCCGCCAAGGGCCTCGAATGGGACGTCGTCTTCCTCGTCGGCGTCGCCGAAGGCATGATGCCCATCACCTACGCAAAGACCGACGAACAGATCGAGGAAGAACGCCGCCTCCTCTACGTCGGCGTCACCCGCGCCCGCCGACACCTCCACGTCTCCTGGGCACTCAGCCGCGCACCCGGCGGCCGCCCCAACCGCCGCCCCAGCCGCTTCCTCGACGGACTGCGCCCCGGCTCGACCGCCACAGCCGGGCGCACCGCCACGGGCGGCCCCGGAGGCGTCGAGCGCGGCGCCACGAGCAGACCCGACGCCGCCCCCCGACGCACCCAGCGCACCCCGGCCCGCTGCCGCGTCTGCGGACGCACCCTCACCGACGCCGGCGAGATGAAGCTGATGCGCTGCGAGGACTGCCCGTCCGACATGGACGAGGGCCTCTACGAACGACTCCGCGAATGGCGCGGGGTCCAGGCGAAGCTCAGCGGGCAACCGGACTTCTGCGTCTTCACGGACAGAACCCTCATGGCCATCGCCGAGGCGGAGCCGACCAGTCCGGTTGAGCTGTCCCGAATCCCCGGCGTCCGCAAGCGCAAGCTCGACCGCTACGGAGCCGATGTGCTCGCCATCTGCGCAGGCCAGGAGCTTGGGGAGAGCGTCGGCGGCGAATGA
- a CDS encoding dipeptidase, translating into MSQPVDSAVSAVRTYIEQHRAAFLDDLAEWLRIPSVSAQPDHAPDVRRSADWLAAKLKETGFPIVEVWPTPGAPAVFAEWPCDDPEAPTVLVYGHHDVQPAAREDGWDSDPFEPVIREGRLHARGAADDKGQVFFHTLGVRTHLATTGRTTPAVNLKLIVEGEEESGSPNFRALVEAHARRLATDAVIVSDTGMWAEDTPTVCTGMRGLAECEIRLHGPDQDIHSGSFGGAVPNPATAAARLVAALHDEHARVAIPGFYDGVIELTDRERELFAELPFDEERWLHTAKSYATHGEAGHTTLERIWARPTAEVNGIGGGYQGPGSKTIIPSSAMVKLSFRLVAGQDPDHIEKAVRAWADDQVPAGIRCEITFSGATRPCLTPLDHPALQSVVRAMGRAFEGPVRFTREGGSGPAADLQDVLGAPVLFLGISVPSDGWHAPNEKVELDLLLKGVETTAHLWDDLAANWRHAP; encoded by the coding sequence ATGAGCCAGCCCGTTGACAGTGCCGTCAGCGCCGTCCGTACATACATCGAGCAGCACCGTGCCGCCTTCCTCGACGACCTCGCGGAATGGCTGCGCATCCCGTCCGTGTCGGCCCAGCCCGACCACGCGCCCGACGTACGCCGCAGCGCCGACTGGCTCGCCGCCAAACTCAAGGAGACCGGCTTCCCGATTGTCGAGGTCTGGCCGACGCCGGGCGCGCCCGCCGTCTTCGCCGAGTGGCCCTGCGACGACCCCGAGGCACCCACCGTCCTCGTCTACGGGCACCATGACGTGCAGCCCGCCGCCCGCGAGGACGGATGGGACAGTGACCCCTTCGAGCCCGTCATCCGCGAAGGGCGCCTGCACGCGCGCGGGGCGGCCGACGACAAGGGCCAGGTGTTCTTCCACACACTCGGCGTCCGCACCCACCTCGCCACCACCGGCCGCACCACCCCGGCCGTCAACCTGAAGCTGATCGTCGAGGGCGAGGAGGAGTCCGGCTCCCCGAACTTCCGCGCGCTCGTCGAGGCGCACGCACGCCGTCTCGCGACCGACGCCGTGATCGTGTCCGACACCGGCATGTGGGCCGAGGACACCCCCACCGTGTGCACCGGCATGCGCGGCCTCGCCGAGTGCGAGATCCGACTCCACGGCCCCGACCAGGACATCCACTCCGGCTCCTTCGGCGGCGCCGTCCCCAACCCGGCCACCGCCGCCGCCCGCCTCGTCGCCGCCCTGCACGACGAGCACGCGCGCGTGGCGATCCCCGGCTTCTACGACGGCGTGATCGAACTGACCGACCGCGAACGCGAACTCTTCGCCGAGCTCCCCTTCGACGAGGAGCGCTGGCTGCACACCGCCAAGTCGTACGCCACCCACGGCGAGGCCGGCCACACCACCCTGGAACGCATCTGGGCCCGCCCCACCGCCGAGGTCAACGGCATCGGAGGCGGCTACCAGGGACCCGGCAGCAAGACGATCATCCCGTCCTCCGCCATGGTCAAGCTCTCCTTCCGGCTGGTCGCGGGACAGGACCCCGACCACATCGAAAAGGCCGTCCGCGCCTGGGCCGACGACCAGGTGCCCGCCGGGATCCGCTGCGAGATCACGTTCAGCGGAGCCACACGCCCATGCCTGACGCCACTGGACCACCCCGCCCTCCAGTCCGTCGTACGCGCCATGGGCCGCGCCTTCGAGGGGCCCGTGCGCTTCACGCGCGAAGGCGGCTCCGGACCCGCCGCCGACCTCCAGGACGTCCTCGGCGCACCCGTGCTCTTCCTCGGCATCTCCGTCCCCTCCGACGGCTGGCACGCCCCGAACGAGAAGGTCGAGCTGGACCTGCTCCTCAAAGGCGTCGAGACCACCGCCCACCTGTGGGACGACCTGGCCGCGAACTGGCGCCATGCGCCCTGA
- a CDS encoding mycoredoxin produces MQGTVTMYSTTWCGYCQRLKKQLEREGIAYTEINIEQDPESAAFVEKANGGNQTVPTVLFGDGSTLTNPSLAQVKQKIGV; encoded by the coding sequence ATGCAGGGCACTGTGACGATGTACAGCACGACGTGGTGCGGCTACTGCCAGCGGCTGAAGAAGCAGCTGGAGCGCGAGGGCATCGCGTACACCGAGATCAACATCGAGCAGGACCCGGAGTCCGCGGCGTTCGTCGAGAAGGCGAATGGCGGAAACCAGACGGTCCCGACCGTGCTCTTCGGGGACGGTTCGACGCTGACGAACCCGTCGCTGGCTCAGGTCAAGCAGAAGATCGGCGTGTGA
- a CDS encoding WhiB family transcriptional regulator gives MQLEAHAPSVPPSDAIPKPGPTEDSTLTPLTALTALDDAIENLGVPVPCRSYDPEVFFAESPADVEYAKSLCRTCPLIEACLAGAKERREPWGVWGGELFVQGVVVARKRPRGRPRKNPVTA, from the coding sequence GTGCAACTCGAAGCGCACGCCCCGTCCGTACCGCCCTCAGACGCGATCCCCAAGCCCGGCCCCACGGAGGACTCCACCTTGACCCCGCTGACTGCGCTCACCGCGCTCGACGACGCCATCGAGAACCTCGGCGTACCCGTCCCCTGCCGCTCCTACGACCCGGAGGTCTTCTTCGCCGAGTCGCCGGCCGACGTCGAGTACGCCAAGTCCCTCTGCCGCACCTGCCCGCTGATCGAGGCCTGCCTCGCCGGCGCCAAGGAACGGCGTGAGCCCTGGGGCGTCTGGGGTGGCGAACTGTTCGTCCAGGGTGTCGTCGTCGCCCGGAAGCGGCCGCGTGGCCGCCCGCGCAAGAACCCGGTCACGGCATGA
- the nudC gene encoding NAD(+) diphosphatase → MEAPVTTWTDHTADRPISLTAPSGIDRAAHHRLDEAWLAAAWSHPTTRCFVVSGGQVLIDETADGRTELVMTPSFEAPLTEAHRYFLGIDEDGVSYFALQKDALPGRIDQSARAAGLREAGLLLSPRDAGLMVHAVGLENWQRTHRFCSRCGERTVIAAAGHIRRCPACGAEHYPRTDPAVIMAVTDEDDRILLGRQVHWPEGRFSTLAGFVEPGESIEQAVRREVSEEAGITVGEVEYIASQPWPFPSSLMLGFMARATSTEVEVDGDEIHEARWFSREELGAAFDSGEVLPPYGISIAARLIERWYGKPLPTRGV, encoded by the coding sequence TTGGAAGCACCCGTGACCACCTGGACCGACCACACCGCCGACCGCCCCATCTCGCTCACCGCCCCGAGCGGCATCGACCGCGCAGCCCACCACCGGCTCGACGAAGCCTGGCTCGCGGCGGCATGGAGCCACCCCACGACCCGCTGCTTCGTGGTCTCCGGCGGCCAGGTCCTCATCGACGAGACGGCGGACGGACGCACCGAACTCGTCATGACCCCCTCCTTCGAGGCCCCCCTCACCGAAGCACACCGCTACTTCCTCGGTATCGACGAGGACGGCGTCAGCTACTTCGCCCTCCAGAAGGACGCCCTGCCCGGCCGCATCGACCAGTCCGCGCGCGCGGCCGGCCTGCGCGAGGCGGGCCTGCTGCTGTCACCGCGCGACGCGGGCCTGATGGTGCACGCCGTCGGCCTGGAGAACTGGCAGCGCACCCACCGCTTCTGCTCCCGCTGCGGCGAGCGCACCGTGATCGCCGCCGCCGGCCACATCCGCCGCTGCCCCGCCTGCGGCGCCGAGCACTACCCGCGCACCGACCCCGCCGTGATCATGGCCGTCACCGACGAGGACGACCGCATCCTCCTCGGCCGCCAGGTCCACTGGCCCGAAGGCCGCTTCTCCACGCTCGCGGGCTTCGTCGAGCCAGGCGAATCCATCGAGCAGGCCGTACGCCGCGAGGTCTCCGAGGAGGCCGGCATCACCGTCGGCGAGGTCGAGTACATCGCCAGCCAGCCCTGGCCCTTCCCGTCCAGCCTCATGCTGGGCTTCATGGCCCGCGCCACCTCCACCGAGGTCGAGGTCGACGGCGACGAGATCCACGAAGCCCGCTGGTTCTCCCGCGAGGAACTGGGCGCCGCCTTCGACTCCGGCGAGGTCCTGCCGCCCTACGGCATCTCGATCGCGGCCCGCCTGATCGAGCGCTGGTACGGCAAGCCGCTGCCGACCCGCGGCGTCTGA
- a CDS encoding ThiF family adenylyltransferase has protein sequence MAPLMKPALKRGWRDLNTVQFGMTPTHALTLGPMDTATGSFLDLLNGTRGMELLREEGRRMDLPDGHVDGLVRRLAGAGLLDDARGGGPAGDALRRRKEVLDRLRPDLASLTLTTSEPGEAMSRLTARRSLRVQVRGAGRVGAMVASLLSAAGVGDIDVRDVGRVEPWDVAPGGLPAEAIGARRDEAARRTARRCAAVRPRRGRHAPPSEEGAGHSLVIIAPRDDVAVHAPSPSAADPLITSGTPHLYAGVVEATGVVGPLVLPGETACAGCLNEGRTDRDPAWPRLVAQWHSGSGSGSGRARDVRPCDLTLATTVAGLAAAHALAFLDGRLPSSAGARWEVSLPSLTWHARPVWAHPACPCGATDKGEGEHPSDGEESHETMAEQRPSQELRRTADAKRLAGTWRAHV, from the coding sequence CTGGCTCCGCTGATGAAGCCCGCACTCAAGCGCGGCTGGCGCGACCTCAATACGGTGCAGTTCGGGATGACTCCGACACACGCGCTGACGCTGGGTCCGATGGACACAGCCACGGGCAGTTTCCTCGATCTGCTCAACGGCACCCGTGGAATGGAGCTGTTGCGCGAGGAGGGTCGCCGGATGGATCTGCCGGACGGTCATGTCGACGGGCTGGTGCGCCGGCTGGCAGGCGCGGGCCTCCTCGACGACGCGAGAGGAGGCGGCCCGGCGGGCGATGCCCTGCGGCGCAGGAAGGAGGTCCTGGACCGGCTGCGCCCGGATCTCGCTTCGCTGACATTGACCACGTCCGAGCCGGGTGAGGCGATGAGCCGCCTGACCGCCCGCCGCTCACTGCGTGTGCAGGTGCGAGGCGCCGGCCGGGTGGGCGCGATGGTGGCCTCGCTGCTGTCGGCAGCAGGGGTCGGCGACATCGACGTGCGCGACGTCGGCCGGGTCGAGCCGTGGGACGTGGCGCCGGGCGGCCTGCCGGCGGAGGCGATCGGCGCCCGCAGGGACGAGGCCGCGCGGCGGACAGCACGCCGCTGCGCCGCCGTCCGCCCGCGCCGCGGTCGCCACGCTCCACCCTCAGAAGAGGGTGCGGGCCACTCCCTGGTGATCATCGCGCCCCGGGACGACGTCGCCGTGCACGCCCCGTCACCGTCCGCCGCCGACCCTCTCATCACTTCCGGCACGCCCCACCTGTATGCCGGGGTCGTGGAGGCGACCGGCGTGGTCGGCCCGCTCGTGCTGCCCGGCGAGACGGCCTGCGCCGGCTGTCTGAACGAGGGGCGCACCGACCGGGACCCGGCCTGGCCCCGACTGGTGGCACAGTGGCACTCGGGCTCGGGATCGGGCTCGGGGAGGGCGCGAGACGTACGGCCCTGCGACCTCACTCTGGCCACCACGGTCGCCGGACTGGCCGCCGCGCACGCCCTCGCCTTCCTCGACGGCCGGCTTCCGTCGAGCGCCGGTGCCCGCTGGGAGGTGTCCCTACCCAGTCTGACCTGGCACGCCCGGCCCGTATGGGCGCATCCGGCATGCCCGTGCGGCGCCACGGACAAAGGTGAGGGAGAACACCCCTCCGACGGGGAGGAGTCGCACGAGACAATGGCAGAGCAACGGCCATCGCAGGAGTTGCGCCGTACGGCAGACGCGAAGCGGCTGGCTGGGACCTGGAGGGCGCATGTCTGA